The segment CGGGAGCTCGCCTAAGTATAAGGGGTTGGATAAGGTCAACCCCACCGCGACGATTCTCTCAGGCGCTTGGATGCTCGAATATCTTGGAGATGTAAAAAGAGCTCGCGCTATCTTTGAAGCAACAGAGGAAGTAATCGCTGAGAAGAGAGTTGTGACCTATGATCTGGGCGGAAACGCCAGATCGTCTGAGATGGCTGAAGAGATAGCTAGGCTTGCAGCGAAGAAGCTCAGATAAAACCGTGATCTACACCATAGGCTACGGCGCGAGGAGTAAAGCGAGTTTTCTACATCTATTGCGCAAGCATAAGATAGAGGTTCTAGTGGATGTTAGAAGGTGGCCTAGCTCAAAGATCGAGGAGTTCAGGCGGGATTTTATGGAAAGGTGGCTTCAAGAATCCTCGATAAGATATGTGTGGATGGGAAGTAGTCTAGGCGGTTTCAGAAAAGGTGGCTACGAGAAGTATATGGCTGATGCTGAGTTCCAAAATGGGGTTAAAGAGCTGCTTAAAATCGCTTCGCAGAATAGGGTGTGTATAATGTGTCGAGAGGTCAGCCCTAAGGGTTGTCATAGAAAGTATATCGCAAGATATCTACGAGGCTTAGGAGTGGTGGTTAAGCATATAATGTCAGATAAGAAGGTTGTCGATGATGTTGAGTTGATCTAACCTTGCTTCTGTAGAACTTCTTCTATCCACTCGACTTCTTCTTTGCTCTTTTCGTCAAGAGGTATAAGTTTTATATCATCGGCAGAGCCTACACCAACGCCTATTTCAGCAGCCCTCTTGATCTGTTCAAGCTCGAAGATTCTGCCTTTCATAACATCTGGTGTAGAGCCGAACCTTCTCAATATAGCAGCACCGACAGCATCTATAGCAACTCTATCGGTGCTGGCTATGATCAAGTTTGGTTGGATTACTCTTCCACTCTCTGGTCCTCCCGTAGCGAAACCAGATAAAGCATCTAAGATCACTAGATCAGTCTTATAGAAGGCGTTGATCTCGGCGATCATAAGTCTCTGGTAAGGTGAAGTATGCAGCTCAACCATGTAGTCGTAAAGTTCCCCTGGCACATTCTTTGCGACAAGCCCTACTGAATTCTTTAGCGACATCGTGAAGTGCCCTCCAAACCTATGTGTCTTTAAACAGCACGTCTGAATCACTCTATCAGCTTCAAAAAGGCTCTTCGGCAGATAGAAGCCTCTTAACCAATGCGTACCATCCGGCTCTACTTTAACCCATCTACTCAAAGGATTGTCGTTAAGTACCTCTACTTTTACCCCCGCTTTAGCAGCTAATTCAAACACGCCCAACCGCTCTAAAACCATGCGGGTATCTCCCATCCCACTTCTTTCACCAATAATCATCTCATTTACCTCTTGGCTTTTTAGAGAGGCGATAATCGTTCTGAGCGTATCTAAATGTGTGGATGCTGGATATGGGTCTGCGCTATTAAAGTTGGCTTTTAAGAAAACTTTTTTGTCCCTATAGTCAGATAGATTAAATTTTGAAAGGATTCTCTTAACACCATCACCCCTATCAACAGTTTTAATTATGTAAACCTCTGCTGGTCTCACAACCCCCTTATTCGCCTTCATCTCTCTTAGTGACATTACGGTAAAGTATGCTGAGGCTAAAGCGCCTACTGTACCCAAAGCGGATAAAGCGATCAATCGACGCCTACCAATCTTCAACTAATACAATTGAGCACCCAGAGCCATATATGCGTTCTTTTGAAAAATAGGGCCTATTTGAAGAAAAGGGAGCGGTTTAAGATGGACTGCTTAGAGCCTTAGCCCTCCTATTCCTTTGGATAGCTGAAAGCTTCACTACTGTATCGTAAGATGCTTTGTGTTTCTCTATGGGTTCTGTTTCGATGTAACCTGCTTTCACAGCGGACTCTAAGACATTTTTGCCCTGGTCTGTTCTCACTACACATATTGTCCAACCTTGTGCACCGGCTCCACCAGCAGATATATCAGCCAACTCTGCTGAAAAGTCTCCGCAGTAGAAGCAGCCCTTTCTCACATACTGCCTAGCTTCCTTCAGACCTATTTCAGCTACTCTACCATCTTTTGTTTCGATTATTATCTTACCCTTTATGTTCATCTTCGCTATCTGACTAGGCTCTATTCCAAGCTCTCCTCGAATCTTCTTATCTATGAGCCCACTCATAGAGTAGCTTTCGTGGCACATCAAGCCTATTGTGAAGACTACTGTGCCTACACTCTTCCTCAACTTATTGTACTGCATCTTCCTAACCGCCTCAACTTCACACCCTGTTCCTACAAAGGCTACTCTGATCCCCTTAGCACCAGCCTCCCTTAGCAGAAGGTTATTAGGGCTATAGGTGTACCGTGTTCCAGCAGATGAAAGAACCTCAGCCTTAGTCCTAACTAATCTAGGCCTAGCCTCCCAGGTCTCAGGGTTAAACCCAGCCACTATAGCAGCATCAATTACACCGTTTTCTAAACTCCAAATGAGGAGCGAAGACACCAACCCTCCATCTTGACACACTTTAAGCACATCTGGATCACGGCTTCTGGCTGCAAGTATGCTCTGGTGCACACCAAAGGATTCTCCTTCACTCGTTCTGTTGAAGAGCATCCTCTCCACATCAGCAACATTGAAGTTATAGCGTGGGCAGGCCTTAAAGCAGACACCACAATCAGTGCACTTCCCTACTAGGGCTGGTAATGTTTCCTCATAGAGGTAGGTTAGTGCTGTTTGGGGGCAGACCGCAACACAGGAGCCGCAGCCACAACATTGACCGCTATCAACTACCGCGTGGTAAAACTCTTTGAATGTTGTTTTCTGTGTAGACATCTAAGTGAAATGGGGGTTGATGTGTCTTTTAAATTTTTTATCATCTTTCGGCTAGATGCTTTGAGCAAGCTTTGTAACAGTGTGATCTACATCTTGCATCGGTATTCGACCGCTGTTTGTGAAAGAAGCAAGTTTAACTACACCCTTGCCTAAGATAGATCTGTCCTCAATGTCCTCAATAAACTTATGCGGCTTGCTTTTGGAGGAGGTTTCGGTTTCACTCTTATAGATGCGCTTTAAAACTTCAATAAGCAGATACCCCAGGTAGAGGTATGCATCCACCACCATATTCGCTTCAAGCAGATAAAAGGCCTTTTTCGCAGCAAGCGTTGGGAGCAACTTTTCTAATTTGCATTGTCCTAAGAGCCCTAAAGCCTCTGTTTCGTAACATCTAGATAAGAAGTCAAGCCTTCTTTTCACGGTTGTAGTGGTCGCTTCCGCTAAACCGAGCAGCGAACCTATGGTCTGGCTGTAAGCGCCACAATATGCTCTAAACTGCTTCATTAGATGGGATGGTCGAGGGGTGTCGCCAGCAGCCCAGATCAAAACTTCAAGTAAGCTGTAGCCTGATGCTAGAAGCCAGAAGCATGCACTCATATTGTAATCTTCTTTAAGGGCGCGTTTGCCTAAGCCGAGGTAGCTGATGGAGTTTGTAAGCGCTGAGGCTGCTAAGTTCTTTCTTACCTTCTGGGTCTGGTTCTTGAGCAAGTTTATTAGCGATGCCAGGCGTAGATCTGGATCTTGGAGGATTATACATTCGGTTAAGGATGGAATGAGCACATTATCAGATCTGCGAGTTATCTGTTCTACATCGGAATACCATATGTCTAAAATGAGGTCTTGCTCTACTATCCTCTCAAAACCATCACAGTTTCGTGAAATTATGACCAAATCGAGTTCACATACAGGATGGTTAATACCCTTAGCCCAGCATCCAACCAAACCTACAGGAGAATCTTCATGTTCGTCAAGAATCTTTCGCAGCACGTTACCGTAGAGTTCCCGCCAATCCATAGTTAGAAGGAGAGTAGAGGATGCTTTTAAGTTGCTTCGCGAAAAGTCTTTAAAGGGTTAAGTAGAGCCACCTTACTAAGAGCGGTTAGAGTGAGCCCAAAGGTTGAGCGAGTTTAAGCACATAGTCAGGATAAAGGGTAAGGACCTCGATGGTTCGAAGAAGCTAGTGGCGGCGCTAGCTGATCTTAAAGGCGTTGGGTTAAATCTGGCATACGCTGTCATTAACGCTTTGAGGCTTGATCCTAAGGCTAGGCTAGGTTTCCTTTCCGATGCTGAAATTAACGAGATAGAGAAGGGGTTGAGTGATCCGAGTAGAATCGGAATTCCTACTTGGAAGCTCAACCGAAGGAAGAGCCCAGACGATGGGTTGAACTACCATCTTATAGGTGCTGACCTAGAGTTCGCTGTAAGAAGCGACATAGAGCGGGAGAAAATGATCGGTAGCTGGAGAGGCGTAAGACACTCACTTGGGTTAAAGGTTAGAGGGCAGAGAACCCGCACAACAGGCAGAAAAGGTAGAACCGTTGGGGTAAGAAAGTCGGCGTCGTGATCAGCATATGGGAGACCCTAAGAAACCTAGAAAAAAGTACACGCGACCAAGGACCCCTTGGAGAGCGGACCTACTAGCCCAAGAACTATACTTAGTCGGAACCTACGGGTTAAGAAATAAACGGGAACTATGGAAAGCTCAGACCCTTCTCTCTAAAATCCGTAAACAAGCAAGGATGCTTCTAGCAGCCCCTCCAGAGATTAGAGCGAAAAGAGAAGCTACACTTTTAACTTCGCTCGCTAAAAAGGGTCTGGTTTCTACAGACGCTACGCTTGACGACGTTCTCAGCCTCACTGTGGAGAACATCTTGGCAAGGAGGCTTCAAACAGTAGTCTGGAGAAAAGGGTTGGCTTCAACACCTTATCAAGCACGCCAACTTATAACACATAGGCACATAGTAATCGGCGATAGAGTTGTGACGAAACCGGGCTATTTGGTTTCGGTGGATGAAGAACCTAAAGTAGGGTTTAGAGCCGATAGCCCTTATAAAGCTAGGCTCGCCACATTAGCTGCCACACCCGCCTCTGAGGAAGGTGAGTAAAGAATTGGCGCAGAAGGAAGAGCCTACTAAATGGGGTGTAGCGCACATCTACAGCAGCTACAACAACACCATAGTTCACATCACAGATCTGACTGGCGCAGAAACCATCGCGTTCAGCTCGGGAGGAAGGCACGTCAAAGCAGATCGGTTTGAGTCCTCACCCTACGCAGCTATGAAGTCAGCGACCGCAGCGGCGGAAACAGCTAAGGCTAAGGGAATAACACATCTTCACATAAAAGTAAGGGCTGTGGGAGGCACAGGACCAAGAACACCTGGTCCAGGTGCACAAGCGGCTATTAGAGCTTTAGCTAGAGCTGGTTTCAGAATAGGTAGGATAGAGGATGTAACGCCTATTCCTCATGATACTACGAGGAAGAAGGGTGGAAGAAGAGGAAGAAGAGCCTAGCCTCTAACCTGCGCATTCAGTTTCAGCTTCTGATTCGTAACATATTTATTATAAGACTGTGTTTTAGGTTTGTGTAATGTGTGGTATTATCGGGTGTGTTACCGATGTTGATGTAGTAGAAGTGTTAATCGATGGTTTGAAGAATATGGAGTATAGAGGTTATGATTCTGCCGGGTTTGGTGTGCACGACGGAAACACAATAAGAGTCTGTAAAGGTGTGGGGCGAGTAGATGAGATAGTTAGAAGCCTAGATCTGAAGAGCTTCTCTGGTAAAATAGGCTTGGCGCATACAAGATGGGCGACACACGGAGGTGTAACACCAGAAAACGCTCACCCACATTTATCTTGTAACGAAGAAGTCGCAGTTGTCCATAATGGCATCATCGAAAACTATCAAGCGCTTAAAGCGAGTTTAGAGGCTAAGGGGCATAGATTTAGGAGCACAACCGACACAGAAGTGATCCCGCATCTGATAGAGGAGAAGCTAAAGGCTGGTAAGAATCATAGAGACGCTGTTTTGGATGCTGTTAGGGAGCTGAAAGGCTCATACGCCTTCCTCGTTCTATTTAGAGATTTAGGCGACAGATTGTATGGTGTACGAAAGGACGCTCCTCTCATAATCGGTTTAAGTGAAAGAGGGAACTTTCTGGCAAGCGATGTGCTCTCTTTTCTCAAACATACGAATAAAGCTGTGTTCTTAGAGAACCTAGAAGTAACCGAGGTCAAGAGAGATAGCTACATTATATGGAATTTCGAAGGCGAAGAGGTTCAACGCAGCGTCTCTACTTTGGTATGGGAATCCATGACTGTCTCAAAAAAAGAGTTCACGCACTACACATTAAAAGAGATCCTTGAGCAGCGTGAAACTATCGCTTTGGCCCTCAGACAAGATTCAGACGATCTTGACCGCTTCTGCTTAGCCCTGCAAGGGGCTGATAGGATATATATCATAGGTGCTGGGACGAGTTATCACGCTGGGCTGGTAGCTAAGCACCTTTTCCTTAACCTAGCTAAGCTACCTGTAGAAGTGATCTTAGCGAGCGAATTCGAGGATTACGTTACACTTATCGATGAGGGAACACTTCTGCTCGCTATCTCGCAGAGCGGCGAAACCGCTGACGTATTATCTGCCGTTAACATAGCTGAGAAGAGGGGTGCGTCTGTGCTCTACTTTAGCAAGAATGAGTGAGCAGACCCTTTACCTAAATTGTGGTCCAGAGGTTGGTGTGGCTGCTACGAAGACCTTCACAGCTCAGCTCGCTGTCATCTACTGTATAGCCTCTAGGCTTTCAAATCTATCTATCGACTTGATCAAGATAACAAAAGCTGTAGAGGAGGTGTTCGGTGTTGAGCGGCAGATGGCCTATCTCGCCCAAGCCTTTTCAACATCTAAAGACTGCT is part of the Nitrososphaerota archaeon genome and harbors:
- a CDS encoding DUF488 domain-containing protein is translated as MQRRSSDKTVIYTIGYGARSKASFLHLLRKHKIEVLVDVRRWPSSKIEEFRRDFMERWLQESSIRYVWMGSSLGGFRKGGYEKYMADAEFQNGVKELLKIASQNRVCIMCREVSPKGCHRKYIARYLRGLGVVVKHIMSDKKVVDDVELI
- a CDS encoding DUF362 domain-containing protein, which translates into the protein MKANKGVVRPAEVYIIKTVDRGDGVKRILSKFNLSDYRDKKVFLKANFNSADPYPASTHLDTLRTIIASLKSQEVNEMIIGERSGMGDTRMVLERLGVFELAAKAGVKVEVLNDNPLSRWVKVEPDGTHWLRGFYLPKSLFEADRVIQTCCLKTHRFGGHFTMSLKNSVGLVAKNVPGELYDYMVELHTSPYQRLMIAEINAFYKTDLVILDALSGFATGGPESGRVIQPNLIIASTDRVAIDAVGAAILRRFGSTPDVMKGRIFELEQIKRAAEIGVGVGSADDIKLIPLDEKSKEEVEWIEEVLQKQG
- a CDS encoding 4Fe-4S dicluster domain-containing protein, with product MSTQKTTFKEFYHAVVDSGQCCGCGSCVAVCPQTALTYLYEETLPALVGKCTDCGVCFKACPRYNFNVADVERMLFNRTSEGESFGVHQSILAARSRDPDVLKVCQDGGLVSSLLIWSLENGVIDAAIVAGFNPETWEARPRLVRTKAEVLSSAGTRYTYSPNNLLLREAGAKGIRVAFVGTGCEVEAVRKMQYNKLRKSVGTVVFTIGLMCHESYSMSGLIDKKIRGELGIEPSQIAKMNIKGKIIIETKDGRVAEIGLKEARQYVRKGCFYCGDFSAELADISAGGAGAQGWTICVVRTDQGKNVLESAVKAGYIETEPIEKHKASYDTVVKLSAIQRNRRAKALSSPS
- a CDS encoding 30S ribosomal protein S13, translated to MSEFKHIVRIKGKDLDGSKKLVAALADLKGVGLNLAYAVINALRLDPKARLGFLSDAEINEIEKGLSDPSRIGIPTWKLNRRKSPDDGLNYHLIGADLEFAVRSDIEREKMIGSWRGVRHSLGLKVRGQRTRTTGRKGRTVGVRKSAS
- a CDS encoding 30S ribosomal protein S4 — translated: MGDPKKPRKKYTRPRTPWRADLLAQELYLVGTYGLRNKRELWKAQTLLSKIRKQARMLLAAPPEIRAKREATLLTSLAKKGLVSTDATLDDVLSLTVENILARRLQTVVWRKGLASTPYQARQLITHRHIVIGDRVVTKPGYLVSVDEEPKVGFRADSPYKARLATLAATPASEEGE
- a CDS encoding 30S ribosomal protein S11, whose amino-acid sequence is MAQKEEPTKWGVAHIYSSYNNTIVHITDLTGAETIAFSSGGRHVKADRFESSPYAAMKSATAAAETAKAKGITHLHIKVRAVGGTGPRTPGPGAQAAIRALARAGFRIGRIEDVTPIPHDTTRKKGGRRGRRA